The Vidua macroura isolate BioBank_ID:100142 unplaced genomic scaffold, ASM2450914v1 whyUn_scaffold_146, whole genome shotgun sequence genome includes a region encoding these proteins:
- the LRRC4B gene encoding LOW QUALITY PROTEIN: leucine-rich repeat-containing protein 4B (The sequence of the model RefSeq protein was modified relative to this genomic sequence to represent the inferred CDS: inserted 4 bases in 3 codons; deleted 8 bases in 8 codons), with product LPKRTNCLPAQVIRTDTFKHLRHLEILQLSRNLVRKVEVGAFNGLPNLNTLELFDNRLTTVPTQAFEYLSKLRELWLRNNPIESIPSYAFNRVPSLRRLDLGELKRLEYISEAAFEGLVNLRYLNLGMCNLKEIPNLTALVRLEELELSGNRLGRVRPGSFQGLGSLRKLWLMHARVAAVERNAFDDLKALEELNLAHNDLASLPHDLFAPLHRLERVHLHHNPWRCDCDVLWLSWWLRETVPSNTSCCARCHAPPALRGRYLGELEPGHFTCYAPVIVEPPADLNVTEGMAAELKCRTGTAMTSVNWLTPNGTLMTHGSYRVRISVLHDGTLNFTNVTVQDTGQYTCMVTNAAGNTTATATLNVSAADXPAAAAAAAAAATGYTYFTTVTVETTEGAGGDDQAPQTPAAPHGGPAGXPAGASTAAPATRATGKPFTVPITAAAAGAAAGGRLQDLDDVLKTTKIIIGCFVAITFMAAVMLVAFYKLRKQHQRHKHRGGPARAVEIVNVEDELAGGPAXRGAAAAPGGGAGTGGDNRLALPALEREHLDRYAALAAHYGGPGGGAGCGKTPLLNSVHEPLLFKSPSKENVQETQI from the exons TTACCCAAACGAACCAATTGCCTCCCCGCGCAGGTGATCCGCACCGACACCTTCAAGCACCTGCGCCACCTGGAGATCCTCCAGCTCAGCCGCAACCTGGTCCGCAAGGTGGAGGTGGGCGCCTTCAACGGGCTGCCCAACCTCAACACGCTGGAGCTCTTCGACAACCGCCTGACCACGGTG CCCACGCAGGCCTTCGAGTACCTGTCCAAGCTGCGCGAGCTGTGGCTGAGGAACAACCCCATCGAGAGCATCCCCAGCTACGCCTTCAACCGCGTGCCCTCGCTGCGCCGCCTCGACCTGGGCGAGCTCAAGCGCCTCGAGTACATCTCGGAGGCCGCCTTCGAGGGCCTGGTCAACCTGCGCTACCTCAACTTGGGCATGTGCAACCTCAAGGAGATCCCCAACCTGACGGCGCTGgtgaggctggaggagctggagctgtccgGGAACCGCCTGGGCCGGGTGCGGCCGGGCTCCTTCCAGGGCTTGGGCAGCCTGAGGAAGCTGTGGCTGATGCACGCGCGGGTGGCG GCGGTGGAGCGCAACGCGTTCGACGACCTGAAGGCGCTGGAGGAGCTGAACCTGGCCCACAACGACCTGGCCTCGCTGCCGCACGACCTCTTCGCGCCGCTGCACCGGCTGGAGCGCGTGCACCTGCACCACAAC CCCTGGCGCTGCGACTGCGACGTGCTCTGGCTCAGCTGGTGGCTGCGCGAGACCGTGCCCAGCAACACCAGCTGCTGCGCCCGCTGCCACGCGCCGCCGGCGCTG CGCGGCCGCTACCTGGGCGAGCTGGAGCCCGGCCACTTCACCTGCTACGCGCCGGTCATCGTGGAGCCGCCGGCCGACCTCAACGTCACCGAGGGCATGGCGGCCGAGCTCAAGTGCCGCACGGGCACGGCCATGACGTCGGTCAACTGGCTGACGCCCAACGGGACGCTGATGACGCACGGCTCGTACCGCGTGCGCATCTCGGTGCTGCACGACGGGACGCTCAACTTCACCAACGTCACCGTGCAGGACACCGGGCAGTACACCTGCATGGTCACCAACGCCGCCGGCAACACCACGGCCACCGCCACGCTCAACGTCTCGGCCGCCGA gcccgccgcggccgccgcggccgccgccgcggccaCCGGCTACACCTACTTCACCACGGTCACCGTGGAGACCACCGAGGGCGCCGGCGGCGACGACCAAGCTCCCCAGACCCCCGCCGCGCCCCACGGCGGGCCGGCTG AACCGGCCGGCGCCTCTACGGCCGCCCCGGCCACGCGCGCCACCGGCAAACCCTTCACCGTGCCCAtcacggcggcggcggccggcgcGGCGGCCGGGGGGAGG CTCCAAGATTTGGACGACGTCTTGAAGACCACCAAGATCATCATCGGCTGCTTCGTGGCCATCACCTTCATGGCCGCCGTCATGCTGGTGGCCTTCTACAAGCTCCGCAAGCAGCACCAGCGCCACAAGCACCGCGGCGGC CCCGCGCGCGCCGTGGAGATCGTCAACGTCGAGGACGAGCTGGCCGGAGGTCCCg ggcggggggcggcggcggcccccggcggcggcgccgggacGGGTGGGGACAACCGGTTGGCGCTGCCGGCGTTGGAGAGGGAGCACCTGGACAGGTACGCGGCGTTGGCCGCCCACTacggcggccccggcggcggcgct ggCTGCGGGAAGACGCCGCTGCTCAACTCGGTGCACGAGCCGCTGCTCTTCAAGAGC CCCTCCAAGGAGAACGTGCAGGAGACGCAgatctga